The following are encoded together in the Onychostoma macrolepis isolate SWU-2019 chromosome 03, ASM1243209v1, whole genome shotgun sequence genome:
- the ighd gene encoding LOW QUALITY PROTEIN: titin (The sequence of the model RefSeq protein was modified relative to this genomic sequence to represent the inferred CDS: inserted 1 base in 1 codon): protein MVTVSSAQPSPPKSIFTMSQCSSDSDGFVTVGCLARGFSPADSLTFKWKDTKKELSEFVQYPAFGRDGDYTKISHMRIRKSDWGPQNPYTCQATNSKGSVEAKVQAIRVSKPTITLLSREDGGRIVLECQLSDYFPDKLTVQWLEGDKSVEGQIDKKFQNTDKGEKNYTYISQLSISAPYVDKKYTCKATHNSEEIKTEYNTCKAKSLSKPSVQIKKSHLRDIIQENKVTISCVVEAPDNTKVSWLTDSVSKRATEEVKDLSNNIVSNLTLSRNDWLTLKSVVCSAKHPCFPEEKVEIQTDDIKTDPVVVIRRPFVKSMQTASAVLECVVNGLPSGEVCIIFQANNVDISELSCVDWAPSENIWSLTTHFTIPREHQRNGNTFTCKVHWSFKSWTSKPTGNIFGDPTMELAVVPSVGRSSSDSQKLLCSATGFNPKIKWLSESMEKTGRALDPTMMEDGRVKVYSEISVPQQEWNQGFTYTCHTDNGHSGETAEKSTSICTAQSLSKPSVQIKRSHLRDVIQENKVTISCVVEAPDNTKVSWLTDSVSKRATKEVKDLSNNIVSNLTLSRNDWLTLKSVVCSAKHPCFPEEKVEIQTDDIKTDPVVVIRRPFVKSMQTASAVLECVVNGLPSGEVCIIFQANNVDISELSCVDXGPSENIWSLTTHFTIPREHQRNGNTFTCKVHWSFKSWTSKPTGNIFGDPTMELAVPSVGRSSSDSQKLLCSATGFNPKIKWLSESMEKPGSDLDPTMMEDGRVKVYSEISVPQQEWNQGFTYTCHTDNGHSGETAKKSTSICTAQSLSKPSVQIKKSHLRDIIQENKVTISCVVEAPDNTKVSWLTDSVSESAIKEVKDLSNNTVSNLTLSRNDWLTLKSVVCSAKHPCFPEEKVEIQTDDIKKDPVVVIRRPFVKSMQTASAVLECVVNGLPSGEVCIIFQANNVDISELSCVDWAPSENIWSLTTHFTIPREHQRNGNTFTCKVHWSFKSWTSTPTGNIFGDPTMELVVPSVGRSSSDSQKLLCSATGFNPKIKWLSESMEKTGRALDPTMMEDGRVKVYSEISVPQQEWNQGFTYTCHTDNGHSGETAKKNTSICTAQSLSKPSVQIKKSHLRDVIQENKVTISCVVEAPDNTEVSWLTDSVSKRATKEVKDLSNNIVSNLTLSRNDWLTLKSVVCSAKHPCFPEEKVEIQTDDIKTDPVVVIRRPFVKSMQTASAVLECVVNGLPSGEVCIIFQANNVDISELSCVDWAPSENIWSLTTHFTIPREHQRNGNTFTCKVHWSFKSWTSTPTGNIFGDPTMELVVPSVGRSSSDSQKLLCSATGFNPKIKWLSESMEKTGRALDPTMMEDGRVKAYSEISVPQQEWNQGFTYTCHTDNGHSGETAKKSTSICTVIAPSSQRAEVYLVGPSLISVRSDTSVNLKCVVVGQSIKLFSIQWKGNGIVPNPNGYEQEPRVHDNGTQSKEAILKVLVSDWNAYDLFTCEVKHLCSNYTQQKSISKTRDPKQPTVRILRPSDSDLSGLQNANLLCLITGFFPSDISVQWLLNGTQLDVSQFTNTPVAAHTSGGFAMHSALMLPASEWKDGTFSCVVSHESSQTPITATIENLYASLIRSAPSVELLQGTNTVPELVCLVFGFSPPAINITWWLGKKEVSAHRITNLARGPDGKFSIRSHLDLQPSDWTPGEVYTCEVTHVTGILSPNVSTKTALSEEAIFMNENKPEAIAQDTVEEAWNMACAFLILFLLSLLYGCTVTLVKVKPT from the exons ATGGTCACTGTCTCGTCAG CTCAACCATCTCCACCAAAGTCAATCTTCACCATGTCTCAGTGCTCTTCTGATTCTGATGGATTCGTCACCGTTGGCTGCTTGGCAAGAGGTTTCTCACCTGCGGACTCACTTACTTTCAAATGGAAAGATACTAAGAAAGAATTGAGTGAATTTGTGCAGTATCCAGCATTCGGGCGGGATGGAGACTATACCAAAATCAGCCATATGCGTATCAGAAAAAGCGACTGGGGTCCTCAAAACCCTTACACATGTCAAGCTACAAATTCTAAAGGCTCAGTAGAGGCTAAAGTTCAAG CAATACGTGTCTCTAAGCCTACTATTACTCTGCTGAGTAGAGAGGACGGTGGCAGGATTGTGTTGGAGTGCCAGTTGAGTGATTATTTCCCAGACAAACTTACTGTACAATGGCTTGAGGGTGATAAATCTGTCGAAGgtcaaattgataaaaagttTCAGAACACTGATAAAGGCGAGAAAAACTACACTTACATAAGTCAGCTATCTATCAGTGCCCCATATGTAGACAAAAAGTACACTTGTAAAGCCACCCACAACTCTGAAGAGATCAAGACAGAATATAACACGTGCAAAG CAAAGTCTTTGTCCAAACCTTCAGTCCAAATAAAGAAATCTCATCTCAGAGACATTATACAGGAGAATAAGGTCACAATTTCCTGTGTTGTTGAAGCACCAGACAACACTAAAGTGTCATGGTTAACAGACAGTGTAAGTAAAAGAGCCACCGAAGAAGTCAAAGACCTGTCCAATAACATTGTGAGCAACTTGACTTTGTCCAGAAATGATTGGTTGACCCTTAAGTCTGTTGTTTGTTCTGCTAAACAtccatgtttcccagaagagaAGGTTGAAATTCAAACTG ATGATATAAAGACAGATCCTGTAGTCGTGATCAGGAGGCCTTTCGTGAAATCAATGCAGACAGCCAGTGCTGTGCTGGAGTGTGTTGTAAATGGTCTCCCCTCTGGTGAGGTCTGCATCATCTTCCAGGCTAATAATGTTGATATCTCAGAATTAAGTTGTGTGGATTGGGCCCCGTCCGAAAACATTTGGTCCTTGACCACACATTTCACAATACCTAGAGAGCACCAGAGGAATGGAAACACTTTTACCTGTAAAGTTCATTGGTCCTTCAAATCCTGGACATCCAAACCTACTGGAAACATTTTTG GCGATCCTACCATGGAGCTTGCTGTTGTTCCCAGTGTGGGTCGATCTAGTTCAGACTCACAGAAGCTGCTGTGCTCTGCGACAGGATTCAACCCAAAAATCAAGTGGCTTTCAGAATCTATGGAGAAAACTGGCAGAGCTTTAGACCCTACAATGATGGAAGATGGACGTGTGAAAGTGTACAGTGAGATATCGGTGCCACAGCAAGAGTGGAATCAAGGGTTCACTTACACCTGTCACACTGATAACGGACACAGTGGGGAAACTGCTGAGAAAAGCACCAGTATTTGCACAG CACAATCATTGTCCAAACCTTCAGTCCAAATAAAGAGATCTCATCTCAGAGACGTTATACAGGAGAATAAGGTCACAATTTCCTGTGTTGTTGAAGCACCAGACAACACTAAAGTGTCATGGTTAACAGACAGTGTAAGTAAAAGAGCCACCAAAGAAGTCAAAGACCTGTCCAATAACATTGTGAGCAACTTGACTTTGTCCAGAAATGATTGGTTGACCCTTAAGTCTGTTGTTTGTTCTGCTAAACAtccatgtttcccagaagagaAGGTTGAAATTCAAACTG ATGATATAAAGACAGATCCTGTAGTCGTGATCAGGAGGCCTTTCGTGAAATCAATGCAGACAGCCAGTGCTGTGCTGGAGTGTGTTGTAAATGGTCTCCCCTCTGGTGAGGTCTGCATCATCTTCCAGGCTAATAATGTTGATATCTCAGAATTAAGTTGTGTGG TGGGCCCGTCCGAAAACATTTGGTCCTTGACCACACATTTCACAATACCTAGAGAGCACCAGAGGAATGGAAACACTTTTACCTGTAAAGTTCATTGGTCCTTCAAATCCTGGACATCCAAACCTACTGGAAACATTTTTG GCGATCCTACCATGGAGCTTGCTGTTCCCAGTGTGGGTCGATCTAGTTCAGACTCACAGAAGCTGCTGTGCTCTGCGACAGGATTCAACCCAAAAATCAAGTGGCTTTCAGAATCTATGGAGAAACCTGGCAGCGATTTAGACCCTACAATGATGGAAGATGGACGTGTGAAAGTGTACAGTGAGATATCGGTGCCACAGCAAGAGTGGAATCAAGGGTTCACTTACACCTGTCACACTGATAACGGACACAGTGGGGAAACTGCTAAGAAAAGCACCAGTATTTGCACAG CACAATCATTGTCCAAACCTTCAGTCCAAATAAAGAAATCTCATCTCAGAGACATTATACAGGAGAATAAGGTCACAATTTCCTGTGTTGTTGAAGCACCAGACAACACTAAAGTGTCATGGTTAACAGACAGTGTAAGTGAAAGTGCCATCAAAGAAGTCAAAGACCTGTCCAATAACACTGTGAGCAACTTGACTTTGTCCAGAAATGATTGGTTGACCCTTAAGTCTGTTGTTTGTTCTGCTAAACAtccatgtttcccagaagagaAGGTTGAAATTCAAACTG ATGATATAAAGAAAGATCCTGTAGTCGTGATCAGGAGGCCTTTCGTGAAATCAATGCAGACAGCCAGTGCTGTGCTGGAGTGTGTTGTAAATGGTCTCCCCTCTGGTGAGGTCTGCATCATCTTCCAGGCTAATAATGTTGATATCTCAGAATTAAGTTGTGTGGATTGGGCCCCGTCCGAAAACATTTGGTCCTTGACCACACATTTCACAATACCTAGAGAGCACCAGAGGAATGGAAACACTTTTACCTGTAAAGTTCATTGGTCCTTCAAATCCTGGACATCCACACCTACTGGAAACATTTTTG GCGATCCTACCATGGAGCTTGTTGTTCCCAGTGTGGGTCGATCTAGTTCAGACTCACAGAAGCTGCTGTGCTCTGCGACAGGATTCAACCCAAAAATCAAGTGGCTTTCAGAATCTATGGAGAAAACTGGCAGAGCTTTAGACCCTACAATGATGGAAGATGGACGTGTGAAAGTGTACAGTGAGATATCGGTGCCACAGCAAGAGTGGAATCAAGGGTTCACTTACACCTGTCACACTGATAACGGACACAGTGGGGAAACTGCTAAGAAAAACACCAGTATTTGCACAG CACAATCATTGTCCAAACCTTCAGTCCAAATAAAGAAATCTCATCTCAGAGACGTTATACAGGAGAATAAGGTCACAATTTCCTGTGTTGTTGAAGCACCAGACAACACTGAAGTGTCATGGTTAACAGACAGTGTAAGTAAAAGAGCCACCAAAGAAGTCAAAGACCTGTCCAATAACATTGTGAGCAACTTGACTTTGTCCAGAAATGATTGGTTGACCCTTAAGTCTGTTGTTTGTTCCGCTAAACAtccatgtttcccagaagagaAGGTTGAAATTCAAACTG ATGATATAAAGACAGATCCTGTAGTCGTGATCAGGAGGCCTTTCGTGAAATCAATGCAGACAGCCAGTGCTGTGCTGGAGTGTGTTGTAAATGGTCTCCCCTCTGGTGAGGTCTGCATCATCTTCCAGGCTAATAATGTTGATATCTCAGAATTAAGTTGTGTGGATTGGGCCCCGTCCGAAAACATTTGGTCCTTGACCACACATTTCACAATACCTAGAGAGCACCAGAGGAATGGAAACACTTTTACCTGTAAAGTTCATTGGTCCTTCAAATCCTGGACATCCACACCTACTGGAAACATTTTTG GCGATCCTACCATGGAGCTTGTTGTTCCCAGTGTGGGTCGATCTAGTTCAGACTCACAGAAGCTGCTGTGCTCTGCGACAGGATTCAACCCAAAAATCAAGTGGCTTTCAGAATCTATGGAGAAAACTGGCAGAGCTTTAGACCCTACAATGATGGAAGATGGACGTGTGAAAGCGTACAGTGAGATATCGGTGCCACAGCAAGAGTGGAATCAAGGGTTCACTTACACCTGTCACACTGATAACGGACACAGTGGGGAAACTGCTAAGAAAAGCACCAGTATTTGCACAG TGATTGCACCGTCCAGTCAGCGGGCAGAGGTCTACTTGGTGGGTCCATCCCTCATTAGTGTGAGATCTGACACCTCTGTGAATTTGAAATGTGTGGTTGTTGGTCAGAGTATTAAGTTATTCTCCATTCAATGGAAAGGGAATGGTATCGTCCCCAATCCAAATGGCTATGAACAAGAGCCTAGAGTTCATGACAATGGGACTCAAAGCAAAGAAGCTATTTTGAAGGTTTTAGTTTCAGATTGGAATGCATACGATCTCTTTACCTGTGAGGTTAAGCATCTGTGCTCAAATTATACACAGCAGAAGAGCATCTCAAAAACCCGAG ATCCCAAACAACCCACTGTGAGAATCCTCAGACCCTCAGACAGTGATCTCTCTGGACTCCAAAATGCCAACCTTCTTTGCTTGATCACTGGTTTCTTCCCATCTGATATCTCTGTGCAGTGGCTACTAAATGGGACACAACTAGATGTGTCTCAGTTCACTAACACTCCTGTGGCTGCTCACACTTCAGGAGGGTTTGCAATGCATAGTGCCCTAATGCTGCCTGCATCAGAGTGGAAGGATGGCACGTTCTCGTGTGTTGTTTCTCATGAGTCATCCCAAACTCCAATCACCGCCACTATAGAGAACTTGTATG cctCGTTGATTCGCTCTGCtccatctgtagagctgctgcAGGGTACTAACACTGTGCCTGAGCTAGTGTGCCTGGTATTTGGTTTCAGCCCACCTGCCATCAACATCACCTGGTGGCTAGGTAAGAAAGAGGTGTCTGCTCACAGGATCACTAACCTTGCAAGAGGCCCTGATGGAAAATTTAGCATCCGAAGTCACCTGGATCTCCAACCTTCAGACTGGACACCTGGTGAGGTGTACACATGCGAGGTTACTCATGTTACTGGTATCCTGTCACCTAACGTCTCAACGAAAACAG CATTATCTGAAGAGGCTATATTTATGAATGAGAACAAACCTGAAGCTATTGCACAGGATACAGTTGAAGAGGCCTGGAATATGGCCTGTGCCTTCctcatcctcttcctcctctctcTTCTCTATGGGTGCACAGTGACTTTGGTCAAAGTCAAGCCTACATGA
- the gtf2f1 gene encoding general transcription factor IIF subunit 1, with protein MTSLGSSSSSTTEYVVRVPKNTSKKYNIMAFNAGDKVSCSTWTQARMERDMSNRRIYGEEESQDGAAGSEFGKKQREEARRKKYGIITKEFKVEDQPWILKVNGKAGRRFKGLKKGGVTENASYYIFTQCADGAFEAFPVHAWYNFTPQAKHRTLTAEEAEEEWGRRNKVVNHFSIMLQRRLREQERGGEDDEEEGEKGGKKKKKKGGRGGDLRIHDLEEDLEMSSDESDGSNGDDDEAKSKAKKDKGPKGKGKKKKKKGSDLEGFEDSDDGDFEGLEVDYMSDESSSEEEEPEKTKPNKGEDVPKGIDEMSDSEEESEEENKNEEEGKEEEEEEDGKKTPVQVEKKKKKDSSGESDSSEDSDIEGEAASALFMKKRTPPKRGGGRGSAGSSRTGSRPGTPSIDNAATSNTLRAAASKLEQGKRQTIVSSSETPAAKRLKMEPSPQSSSGKSTPQPVSGKSTPSSSDVQLTEDAVRRYLIRKPMTTKDLLKKFQTKRTGLSSEQTVNVLAQILKRLNPERKNINDKMHFYLTE; from the exons ATGACGTCACTG GGGAGCAGCAGTTCCTCCACAACGGAGTATGTTGTACGGGTTCCTaa AAACACCAGTAAGAAATACAACATAATGGCTTTCAATGCTGGTGATAAAGTCAGTTGTTCCACATGGACTCAG GCTCGTATGGAGCGTGACATGAGTAATAGGCGTATATATGGTGAGGAGGAGAGCCAGGATGGGGCAGCAGGCAGTGAGTTTggaaagaaacagagagaggaAGCACGGAGGAAGAAGTATGGTATCATTACGAAGGAGTTCAAGGTGGAGGACCAGCCCTGGATCCTTAAAGTTAATGGCAAGGCAGGAAGAAG ATTCAAGGGTCTGAAAAAAGGTGGTGTCACAGAGAACGCTTCCTATTACATCTTCACACAGTGTGCCGATGGGGCCTTTGAGGCGTTTCCCGTTCACGCCTGGTACAACTTCACACCACAGGCCAAACACCGCACGCTCACAGCAGAGGAGGCAGAGGAAGAGTGGGGCAG GAGAAACAAAGTGGTGAATCACTTCAGTATCATGCTTCAGCGACGCCTCAGAGAACAGGAGCGAGGAGGAGAGGATGATGAGGAGGAAGGAGAGAAGggggggaagaaaaaaaagaagaagggaGGCAGGGGAGGAGACCTGCGGATACATGACCTTGAGGAGGATTTGGAAATGAGCAGCGATGAGAGTGACGGCAGCAATGGAGATG ATGATGAAGCCAAGTCAAAAGCTAAAAAGGACAAAGGCCCCAAAGGCAAgggaaagaagaagaagaaaaagggCAGCGACCTGGAAGGATTCGAGGATAGTGATGATGGTGACTTTGAGGGCTTAGAGGTGGACTACATGTCTGATGAGAGCAG TTCTGAAGAAGAAGAGCCAGAGAAGACCAAGCCAAATAAGGGAGAGGATGTACCTAAAG GAATTGATGAAATGTCTGACAGTGAGGAAGAGAGTGAGGAAGAAAACAAGAATGAAGAAGAAGGCaaggaggaagaagaggaggaagatgGAAAGAAGACACCTGTGCAGgtggaaaagaagaaaaagaaag ACAGCAGTGGCGAGTCCGACAGCTCTGAGGACAGTGATATCGAAGGAGAGGCAGCTTCAGCATTGTTCATG AAGAAGCGCACTCCTCCTAAGCGAGGGGGTGGTCGTGGCTCAGCAGGTAGTTCAAGAACAGGAAGTCGACCTGGCACGCCTTCTATTGACAACGCTGCCACTTCCAACACTCTCCGTGCCGCTGCCAGCAAACTGGAGCAAG GTAAACGCCAGACAATTGTGTCCAGCTCAGAGACTCCGGCGGCGAAGAGATTAAAGATGGAGCCCAGCCCTCAGAGCTCTTCAGGGAAGAGCACACCTCAACCAGTGTCAGGGAAATCCACCCCCAGCTCCAG TGATGTGCAGCTGACGGAGGATGCCGTGCGCAGGTATCTCATCAGGAAGCCCATGACCACTAAAGACCTGCTGAAGAAGTTCCAGACTAAGCGCACAGGCCTCAGCAGCGAGCAGACAGTCAACGTGCTCGCCCAGATCTTGAAGAGGCTCAACCCAGAGAGGAAGAACATCAATGACAAGATGCACTTCTACCTCACTGAGTGA